Genomic DNA from Rhodospirillales bacterium:
GAGCCGGACACCTGCCTCCTCGGAACGGATGCGGTGCGCGACGGCATCGACGTGCCGGGGCAGGCGCTCCGCCTGATCGTGTTCGACAGGGTGCCGTGGCCACGGCCGGACATCCTGCACCGCGCCCGCCGCGAGGTCTTCGGCGGCCGCGCCTACGACGAGATGCTGACGCGCCTCAAGCTCAAGCAGGCCTACGGTCGCCTGATCCGCCGCGCCGACGACCGCGGCGTGTTCGTCATGCTGGATCGCGCCCTGCCGTCCCGCCTCTGCGGCGCCTTCCCCGAGGGCGTCCCGGTCCAACGCGCGGGACTCGCCGACACCATCGGGTTGATCCGGTGCTTTTTCGGCGGAGTGCGGACAGGCGAGGCGTAAGCCGCCGCTTGCGGCGCTGAACGGAACCGGCTGCTGCTAGTGTTCCGTGGCGCGGCGCAGCACGGTGATGACCTCGTCGAGCATTTGGCGCTGGCGCTCCGTGATGGCTTCGCTGGTTTCCACCTTGAACAGGCGGAGCTTGATCAACGCATCATCGAGGGTCGCCGCCGGCGTCGCGCAGATCTGATCCTCCACCCTGAGAATTTGATCGAACACGTTGTCGGCCTCTCGTCCACATCCGTTGGCGGCCAACTTCTGTACCCTGAGGTGCAAACTGACGAGTTCCGAATACAGCTCGGCAAGCATAATTCCGCCCTCCCGTTCGAAGTCTGCACGAAGGCAACGGAGCTTTTCCGGTTCGCGATCGTCATGCCGTGCTTATGGGGCGATGTTACGCCCCGCCGCCTTGGCGGTAAATCCGTAATGATCCGTAACATGGCGTGAAGCGGGCGGCGGCGCCGCGAACAGACACCGCTCGCAACTCCCGGGTCGCGCATAATCCGCGCCATCGTTTTTCTTCTTGTTCATCTGTTTTCCCTGTCTCCTGTTGTCGCGGCAGCGACGGCTCAGCTGCCGTCCCAGCGCTCGATAAGGTCATGTTCTATGCCGATCTGGTCCATGGCTCGGCCGACTGAGTGGCGGACAAGGTCATCGATAGTCTCGGGTTTCTGATAATAGGCCGGCAGCGGCGGCATGATGATGGCGCCCATTTCGCAAGCTGCGATCATCAGCCGGAGGTGGCCGAGGTGCAACGGCGTTTCCCGGACCATCAGCACCAGCGGCCGGCGCTCCTTGAGCATGACGTCGGCGGCGCGAATGATGAGATTGTGGTTATTGCTGGTGGCGATCCCGGACAACGTCTTGATCGAACACGGTGCGATGATCATGCCGAGCGAGCGGAACGAGCCGCTCGCCACCGCCGCCGACAAATCCTTGACGCT
This window encodes:
- a CDS encoding UbiX family flavin prenyltransferase; protein product: MTLPLVVAITGATGVVYGLELLKALQRLGIPRHLIVSEMGIQTLAIESHLSFGDVKALADVTYSVKDLSAAVASGSFRSLGMIIAPCSIKTLSGIATSNNHNLIIRAADVMLKERRPLVLMVRETPLHLGHLRLMIAACEMGAIIMPPLPAYYQKPETIDDLVRHSVGRAMDQIGIEHDLIERWDGS